In Micromonospora sp. NBC_01813, the following are encoded in one genomic region:
- a CDS encoding methyltransferase family protein produces the protein MGTVTMAIGAMALFATFMILCGRLRMSLHARRTGDSGDRRRAARQLPAQRGVDALANVGTLGVGVAAPVAALVGLPPVPPLSATAVQIGGVVVAVVAIGAVFAAQQTMGASWRVGLDPAERTTLVTDGVFGLVRNPIMAGAATMFAGLTLMVPNVVALVAYVSLVAAIQLQIRRVEEPHLRAVHGADYQRYAATVGRFVPGLGRLR, from the coding sequence GTGGGGACGGTCACCATGGCGATCGGCGCGATGGCACTCTTCGCCACTTTCATGATTCTCTGTGGGCGGCTCCGGATGTCGCTGCATGCCAGGCGTACCGGTGACAGCGGTGACCGGCGCCGCGCGGCCCGGCAGCTGCCGGCGCAGCGAGGCGTCGACGCGCTCGCCAACGTCGGGACGCTCGGCGTCGGGGTGGCCGCGCCGGTCGCCGCGCTCGTCGGACTGCCGCCGGTGCCGCCGCTGTCGGCGACCGCCGTCCAGATCGGCGGCGTCGTCGTCGCGGTCGTGGCGATCGGCGCGGTGTTCGCCGCCCAGCAGACCATGGGCGCGTCCTGGCGGGTCGGCCTCGACCCGGCCGAACGCACCACCCTGGTCACCGACGGCGTCTTCGGCCTGGTCCGCAATCCGATCATGGCCGGCGCGGCGACGATGTTCGCCGGGCTGACCCTGATGGTGCCCAACGTCGTCGCCCTGGTCGCGTACGTGTCGCTGGTCGCGGCGATCCAGCTGCAGATCCGGCGGGTCGAGGAGCCGCACCTGCGTGCCGTGCACGGCGCGGACTATCAGCGGTACGCGGCCACGGTAGGCCGATTCGTTCCCGGCCTCGGTCGGCTCCGGTGA
- a CDS encoding helix-turn-helix transcriptional regulator, with protein sequence MSRSRWPVSEVAVPSLTCRGRTPDADLIYRHLVRSGPRPVCEIVTELGMPRRRVADALDELAVVRAVVRYPARGAADPQWVARPPAEVLESLRRRPPGPAPVARGRARQLIAAGAAATGPGATSRLLGDGVRHLPSREATRARLAELVTVARHEHLAMHPEQVFDAESLRSAAPMDRTLLRRGVRMRVLGVQPADTDPPVGHRATATQTLPEYRMSATLPVKLLVIDRKFAFFPVTPDNVERGYLEVAQPPIVSALVAMFEQHWESADAPQECTLSQIDLTPRERALVALLAQGHTDATAALELRISPRSVTNILRSLMDRLGVTNRFQLGLALGAAHTAAPPSAPPAERNNC encoded by the coding sequence ATGTCCCGGTCACGCTGGCCGGTCAGCGAGGTGGCGGTGCCGTCGTTGACCTGCCGGGGCAGAACGCCGGACGCGGATCTGATCTACCGGCACCTGGTGAGGTCCGGCCCGAGGCCGGTCTGCGAGATCGTCACCGAGCTGGGCATGCCGCGCCGTCGGGTCGCCGACGCGCTCGACGAGCTCGCGGTGGTCCGGGCGGTCGTCCGGTACCCGGCGCGCGGCGCGGCCGACCCACAGTGGGTGGCCCGACCACCGGCCGAGGTGCTGGAATCCCTGCGCCGTCGACCGCCGGGACCGGCTCCGGTCGCCCGAGGGCGCGCCCGGCAGCTGATCGCCGCCGGAGCTGCCGCCACTGGGCCCGGCGCCACCTCCCGGCTGCTCGGCGACGGGGTACGGCACCTGCCGAGCCGGGAGGCGACCCGGGCTCGACTCGCCGAACTGGTCACCGTCGCCCGGCACGAGCATCTCGCGATGCATCCGGAGCAGGTCTTCGACGCCGAGTCGCTGCGTTCGGCCGCGCCGATGGACCGGACACTGCTGCGCCGCGGCGTGCGGATGCGGGTCCTCGGCGTGCAACCGGCGGACACGGATCCGCCGGTCGGGCACCGTGCCACGGCGACGCAGACCCTTCCCGAGTACCGGATGTCCGCCACACTGCCCGTGAAACTGCTCGTCATCGACCGCAAGTTCGCCTTCTTCCCGGTCACCCCGGACAACGTCGAGCGTGGATATCTCGAAGTGGCACAGCCGCCGATCGTCTCCGCGCTCGTGGCGATGTTCGAACAACACTGGGAGAGCGCCGACGCACCGCAGGAGTGCACGTTGTCGCAGATAGATCTGACTCCCCGGGAGCGAGCCCTGGTCGCCCTGCTGGCACAGGGCCACACCGACGCCACGGCGGCGCTGGAGCTCCGGATCAGTCCCCGTTCGGTCACCAACATCCTGCGGTCGTTGATGGACCGGCTCGGCGTCACCAACCGGTTCCAGCTCGGACTCGCTCTCGGTGCCGCCCACACCGCCGCGCCGCCCAGCGCGCCGCCCGCAGAGAGGAACAACTGTTGA
- a CDS encoding endonuclease V produces MRQRSYGAVDVHYPPDGGARAALVVAAGESFGPPLSEHTVWLDEVAAYQPGLFYLRELPAVRAVVAVAATPLEVLVVDGYVDLDPHGRPGLGRYVHDALGTAVVGVAKTSFQSATHAVAVQRGGSTRPVYVTAAGLPVARAAALVSAMVGPHRLPDALRRVDRLARTG; encoded by the coding sequence ATGCGGCAGCGAAGCTACGGGGCGGTCGACGTGCACTATCCGCCCGACGGTGGCGCCCGCGCGGCGCTCGTGGTGGCCGCCGGGGAGTCGTTCGGGCCGCCGCTTTCCGAGCACACCGTGTGGCTCGACGAGGTGGCGGCGTACCAGCCGGGTTTGTTCTATCTGCGCGAGTTGCCGGCGGTCCGCGCGGTGGTCGCCGTGGCCGCCACGCCGCTCGAGGTGCTGGTCGTCGACGGCTACGTCGATCTGGACCCGCACGGCCGGCCGGGGCTGGGCCGGTACGTCCACGACGCGCTGGGCACGGCGGTCGTCGGCGTCGCCAAGACCAGCTTCCAGTCGGCGACGCACGCGGTGGCGGTGCAGCGGGGCGGTTCGACCCGACCGGTGTACGTGACCGCGGCCGGCCTGCCGGTCGCGCGGGCCGCCGCGTTGGTGTCGGCGATGGTCGGTCCGCACCGGCTGCCGGACGCGCTGCGCCGGGTCGACCGGCTGGCCCGCACCGGCTGA
- a CDS encoding CHAT domain-containing protein, translating into MTERGPSVDLRVDGRELLAQGRYAEALTAASAPPPTAQDYPAARLLGLRTLLEQARFGDLADWLAATDPVAFAAPGAGAELTCWRAYAGMLTLTGDDPAGTADRLLVGLPADTEVDPAAEQVVAADLAARVIRLRVVYAEAPVSVLPAAADAFAGVATAYRRLGRQHDSWQATLAQAAALRAIAYQPTGPVLHLLDGLVARTSAAGDRLAQAEARIARLELTTTELLAIPGAVDLTTAIAETETIERLLVDGGHVCPAARAGWPLTSALLRHGAEPAVELARQCAEQFAAAGADQLAHEVWRALHQWHAWRGETAEQQAAAEHAGRTGAGQGWQMFDLIDTVGTADGLFRAGQVGKARGLVADALRRAPHRAARTALRVMLAANLSSVGRDADARATLDAARADLAQVGPTPLSAQVSAQLAALSAGTDPAAALRRCGEAVESASALADHAEAGRLLAQRLLLRAQLRYAAGQRPVVDADGEDDFAAALAEVEPLTTIEGRRALAAVHQIRGQVAFLDDDPPTWSRHFAAAKGIARAYQLRPELGFTLAYEAMAGFVLARRLRDPAAFDEVSAVLREAHRAFREADLNAVAWRARWLAADAQMEAAEHDVDPDRAARRLAEAAAGFEETVWEIDVLRGAAAGTDAANPLEDQLTRIGFGVDKQQVYRAGFKLAVDHLADAALASRWLERMKGRALLDALAAAAVAPQPGTDHRLLAAERELHAEARRATRYAQLAELHRRLDQLLDQLAADPATAGYAALRRSQPPDWPQVRAALAAEWAQPSGRRLVVAQYHCPADGPAMLIGSAADWETPRLVRLDVDLPALADFVAGVFRTSGGVRMLLQDSPDGGYADWARFAGLVAPLTDWAGPDDVVYLVPHGVLHDLPLHSLPVDGQPGGLPLGHRNPVCYTPSLSVLLHTLGRPGRRTTAPPVPVPAPPVAASSPGRRAVIFGDPGGDLPWALAEATAVAATLGVGDVVGAEAVTREAVLAALRDAATVHFAGHARASLTDGLTAGVALAGGEVLTAAQVLAAPVGADLVVLSGCETGVSERRPGDELLGLVRALLHGGARALVASQWRVADHSAQQLLTAFHRHDRTRHRADALRQAMMDTAALPERAHFYHWAGFVLTGDWR; encoded by the coding sequence GTGACCGAACGTGGACCCAGCGTCGATCTTCGCGTGGACGGGCGCGAACTGCTCGCCCAGGGACGGTACGCCGAAGCGCTCACCGCCGCCTCGGCGCCGCCGCCCACCGCCCAGGACTATCCGGCGGCCCGGTTGCTCGGTCTGCGTACCCTGCTGGAACAGGCCCGCTTCGGTGACCTCGCCGACTGGCTCGCGGCCACCGATCCGGTGGCGTTCGCCGCGCCCGGGGCCGGCGCTGAGCTCACCTGCTGGCGGGCGTACGCGGGGATGCTCACCCTCACCGGCGACGACCCGGCGGGTACCGCGGACCGGCTGCTTGTCGGGCTGCCCGCCGACACCGAGGTGGACCCGGCGGCGGAGCAGGTGGTCGCCGCCGACCTCGCCGCCCGGGTGATCCGGCTGCGGGTCGTCTACGCCGAGGCACCGGTCAGCGTGTTGCCCGCCGCCGCCGACGCGTTCGCCGGGGTCGCCACCGCGTACCGGCGGCTCGGCCGGCAGCACGATTCCTGGCAGGCCACGCTGGCGCAGGCCGCCGCGCTGCGGGCGATCGCCTACCAGCCGACTGGCCCGGTGCTGCACCTGCTCGACGGCCTCGTCGCGCGGACCAGCGCGGCCGGTGATCGGCTCGCCCAGGCCGAGGCCCGCATCGCCCGGCTGGAGCTGACCACCACCGAGCTGCTGGCCATTCCGGGCGCGGTCGACCTGACCACCGCCATCGCCGAGACCGAAACGATCGAGCGGTTACTCGTCGACGGCGGTCATGTCTGTCCCGCCGCCCGCGCCGGCTGGCCGCTCACCTCGGCGCTGCTGCGCCACGGTGCCGAGCCGGCCGTCGAGCTGGCCCGACAGTGCGCCGAGCAGTTCGCCGCAGCCGGGGCCGACCAGCTGGCACACGAGGTGTGGCGGGCCCTGCACCAGTGGCACGCCTGGCGTGGCGAAACCGCCGAGCAGCAGGCCGCGGCGGAGCACGCCGGGCGGACCGGCGCAGGTCAGGGCTGGCAGATGTTCGACCTGATCGACACCGTCGGCACCGCCGACGGACTGTTCCGTGCCGGGCAGGTCGGCAAGGCCCGCGGCCTGGTCGCCGACGCGCTGCGGCGTGCGCCGCACCGGGCCGCCCGCACGGCGCTGCGGGTGATGCTGGCCGCCAACCTGTCGTCGGTCGGCCGCGACGCCGACGCCCGGGCGACGCTCGACGCGGCCCGCGCCGACCTGGCGCAGGTCGGACCGACTCCGCTGAGCGCCCAGGTGTCGGCCCAACTCGCCGCCCTGTCCGCCGGCACCGACCCGGCCGCCGCGCTGCGCCGGTGCGGCGAAGCCGTCGAGTCGGCGTCGGCGCTGGCGGACCACGCCGAAGCCGGCCGGCTGCTGGCGCAGCGGCTGCTGCTGCGGGCCCAGCTGCGGTACGCCGCCGGCCAGCGCCCGGTCGTCGACGCCGACGGCGAGGACGACTTCGCCGCCGCGCTCGCCGAGGTCGAACCGTTGACGACGATCGAGGGCCGCCGGGCGCTCGCCGCCGTACATCAGATCCGTGGCCAGGTGGCGTTCCTCGACGACGACCCGCCGACCTGGTCGCGGCACTTCGCCGCCGCCAAGGGCATCGCCCGCGCCTACCAGCTGCGCCCCGAACTCGGCTTCACCCTTGCGTACGAGGCGATGGCCGGGTTCGTCCTCGCCCGCCGGCTGCGCGATCCGGCGGCGTTCGACGAGGTCTCCGCCGTGCTGCGCGAAGCACACCGGGCGTTTCGCGAGGCCGACCTGAACGCGGTGGCCTGGCGGGCCCGCTGGCTGGCCGCCGACGCGCAGATGGAAGCGGCCGAGCACGACGTGGACCCGGACCGGGCGGCGCGGCGGCTCGCCGAGGCCGCTGCCGGATTCGAGGAGACCGTCTGGGAGATCGATGTGCTGCGGGGGGCCGCGGCCGGGACGGACGCCGCCAATCCGCTGGAGGACCAACTCACCCGGATCGGGTTCGGCGTCGACAAACAGCAGGTCTACCGGGCCGGATTCAAACTCGCCGTCGACCATCTCGCCGACGCGGCGCTGGCGTCGCGGTGGCTGGAGCGGATGAAGGGCCGGGCGTTGCTCGACGCCCTCGCGGCGGCGGCCGTGGCACCCCAGCCCGGCACCGACCACCGGCTGCTCGCCGCCGAGCGTGAGTTGCACGCCGAGGCCCGGCGGGCCACCCGGTACGCCCAGCTGGCCGAGCTGCATCGCCGGCTGGACCAGCTGCTCGACCAGCTGGCCGCCGATCCGGCGACCGCCGGGTACGCGGCGCTGCGCCGCAGCCAGCCACCGGACTGGCCGCAGGTCCGGGCCGCGCTGGCCGCCGAGTGGGCCCAGCCGTCGGGGCGTCGGCTCGTGGTCGCGCAGTACCACTGCCCGGCGGACGGGCCGGCGATGCTGATCGGGTCGGCCGCCGACTGGGAAACGCCCCGGCTGGTCCGGCTCGACGTGGACCTGCCCGCGCTGGCCGACTTCGTCGCCGGCGTGTTCCGCACCTCCGGCGGGGTGCGGATGCTGCTGCAGGACAGCCCGGACGGCGGGTACGCCGACTGGGCCCGGTTCGCCGGGCTGGTCGCGCCGCTGACCGACTGGGCCGGACCGGACGATGTGGTCTACCTGGTGCCGCACGGAGTCCTGCACGATCTGCCGTTGCACAGCCTGCCGGTCGACGGCCAGCCCGGCGGGTTGCCGCTGGGGCACCGCAACCCGGTCTGCTACACGCCGAGCCTGTCGGTGCTGCTGCACACGCTGGGCCGGCCGGGCCGGCGTACGACGGCGCCGCCGGTCCCGGTCCCGGCACCGCCTGTCGCCGCGTCGTCGCCGGGGCGCCGGGCGGTGATCTTCGGCGATCCCGGCGGTGACCTGCCGTGGGCGTTGGCCGAGGCGACCGCCGTCGCCGCGACGTTGGGCGTCGGCGACGTCGTCGGTGCCGAGGCGGTGACCCGAGAGGCCGTGCTCGCCGCGCTGCGCGACGCGGCCACCGTCCACTTCGCCGGTCACGCCCGGGCGTCACTCACCGATGGACTCACCGCCGGGGTCGCCCTCGCCGGCGGGGAGGTGCTGACCGCGGCGCAGGTGCTGGCCGCCCCGGTCGGCGCGGACCTGGTGGTGCTCAGCGGATGTGAGACCGGGGTCAGCGAGCGGCGGCCCGGTGACGAACTGCTCGGTCTGGTCCGGGCGCTGCTGCACGGCGGGGCCCGGGCGCTGGTGGCCAGTCAGTGGCGGGTCGCCGACCACTCGGCGCAGCAGCTGCTCACCGCGTTCCACCGGCACGACCGGACCCGCCATCGGGCGGACGCGTTGCGTCAGGCGATGATGGACACCGCGGCGCTGCCGGAGCGGGCGCATTTCTACCACTGGGCCGGGTTCGTACTCACCGGCGACTGGAGGTGA
- a CDS encoding endonuclease/exonuclease/phosphatase family protein: MAQRIRTRAVAVTATVIAAALVAGPAPATATTGGGPGAGGPGGGDVRFATFNASLNRAVDGGLIADLSSPGDAQAANVAEVIQRVRPDVLLINEFDHDAAGRAVELFHRNYLSRGQGGAAAIHYPYRFSAPSNTGVPSGHDLNRDGTVGGPDDAYGFGVFPGQYGMAVYSRYPIDLRSLRTFQTFRWADMPGALLPDDPATPEPADWFTPEALADVRLSSKSHWDVPVRVGGQTVHLLASHPTPPVFDGPEDRNGRRNHDEIRFWADYVSPARSGYVYDDRGRRGGLRPGARFVIAGDLNSDPYDGDSIPGAAQQVTGHPLVDDRRPPASAGGPAAADRQGGANLTHRGDPRLDTADFADGTPGNLRVDYLLPGRGLPVRGAGVFWPVPGDPLFRLVGDYDPTLPGGFPTSDHRLVWLDIRR; the protein is encoded by the coding sequence TTCGGACCCGGGCGGTGGCGGTGACGGCGACGGTGATCGCCGCCGCGCTGGTGGCAGGTCCCGCACCGGCGACAGCGACGACCGGCGGCGGGCCGGGCGCTGGAGGGCCCGGCGGCGGTGATGTCCGGTTCGCCACCTTCAACGCCTCGCTCAACCGGGCGGTCGACGGCGGCCTGATCGCCGATCTGTCCAGCCCCGGCGACGCGCAGGCGGCGAACGTCGCCGAGGTGATCCAGCGGGTCCGCCCCGACGTGCTGCTGATCAACGAATTCGACCACGACGCCGCCGGGCGCGCGGTGGAGCTGTTCCACCGCAACTATCTGTCCCGGGGGCAGGGCGGGGCGGCGGCGATCCACTACCCGTACCGCTTCAGCGCCCCGTCGAACACCGGCGTGCCCTCCGGGCACGACCTCAACCGCGACGGTACGGTCGGCGGCCCCGACGACGCGTACGGCTTCGGGGTCTTCCCCGGCCAGTACGGCATGGCGGTCTACTCCCGCTACCCGATCGACCTGCGGTCGCTGCGCACGTTCCAGACGTTCCGGTGGGCGGACATGCCGGGTGCCCTGCTGCCCGACGACCCGGCGACCCCGGAGCCGGCCGACTGGTTCACCCCCGAGGCGCTGGCCGACGTACGGCTGTCGTCCAAGAGCCACTGGGACGTGCCGGTACGCGTCGGGGGGCAGACCGTGCACCTGCTGGCCAGCCATCCGACGCCACCGGTGTTCGACGGGCCGGAGGACCGCAACGGCCGGCGCAACCACGACGAGATCCGGTTCTGGGCCGACTACGTCTCGCCGGCCCGGTCCGGCTACGTCTACGACGACCGGGGTCGCCGGGGTGGGCTACGCCCGGGTGCCCGGTTCGTCATCGCCGGGGATCTCAACTCCGATCCGTACGACGGCGACAGCATCCCCGGCGCCGCCCAGCAGGTCACCGGGCATCCGCTGGTCGACGACCGACGCCCACCGGCCAGCGCGGGCGGGCCGGCCGCCGCCGACCGCCAAGGCGGCGCGAACCTGACCCACCGGGGCGATCCGCGCCTGGACACCGCCGACTTCGCCGACGGTACGCCGGGCAACCTGCGGGTCGACTACCTGTTGCCCGGCCGAGGGCTGCCGGTCCGCGGCGCCGGGGTGTTCTGGCCGGTGCCGGGCGATCCACTGTTCCGGCTGGTCGGTGACTACGACCCGACGCTGCCGGGCGGCTTCCCCACCTCCGACCACCGGCTGGTCTGGCTCGACATCCGTCGTTGA